The following are encoded in a window of Haloarcula halophila genomic DNA:
- a CDS encoding LamG domain-containing protein — translation MVGESGGGRDSRGMTSIVGNLLLVATVVFLGAVLAIGSFAYLDGVGAPTATADFTYERTPAGLEMTPKALSTAVDVQLNGKRVATFSEDAAGRTVLLPTAPGDRITAVSRDGEQTVLVDTTVDDRSEVGDFIAYYTFDSTSGSELVDRSGNGNDGTLSGSPTWTGNSLQFGGNDHVDVRNLAVPGRTVSEFTVAVAYRQDGSSDRVNQLVEHYNGGNEWFLENPGASGNQYRTEFAVNFPSTSISSGSTYTTGQRHVAVGTFDGSTYELYVDGDRVGSDSYDSAVNMGDLVIGADAPNGNSQTLDGEIYEIRLYYTAFGEEEIRVISTAMG, via the coding sequence ATGGTTGGGGAGTCAGGTGGTGGGAGGGACAGTCGTGGAATGACGAGTATCGTCGGCAATCTCTTGCTGGTGGCAACAGTCGTCTTTCTCGGAGCGGTCCTTGCGATCGGCTCGTTTGCCTATCTCGATGGGGTCGGTGCGCCGACAGCGACCGCGGATTTCACCTACGAACGGACGCCGGCTGGTCTAGAGATGACGCCCAAGGCGCTCTCGACGGCCGTCGACGTTCAGCTCAACGGCAAACGCGTTGCGACGTTCAGTGAGGACGCCGCCGGGCGGACGGTGTTGCTCCCGACGGCACCGGGAGATCGGATCACCGCCGTCTCCCGGGACGGCGAACAGACGGTGTTGGTCGACACGACAGTCGACGATCGTTCGGAGGTCGGTGACTTCATCGCGTACTACACGTTCGACTCGACGAGTGGCTCCGAACTCGTCGATCGATCGGGGAACGGCAACGACGGGACGCTGTCGGGATCGCCAACGTGGACCGGGAACTCGCTGCAGTTCGGCGGCAACGACCACGTCGACGTCAGGAACCTCGCAGTGCCAGGACGGACGGTTTCGGAGTTTACCGTCGCCGTCGCGTACCGACAGGACGGCTCCTCCGACCGTGTCAACCAGCTCGTCGAACACTACAACGGGGGCAACGAGTGGTTCCTGGAGAACCCGGGAGCGAGTGGGAACCAGTACAGGACGGAGTTCGCGGTCAACTTCCCCAGCACTTCCATCAGTTCCGGATCGACCTACACCACCGGCCAGCGCCACGTCGCCGTCGGGACCTTCGACGGCTCGACCTACGAGTTGTACGTCGACGGAGACCGTGTCGGGAGTGATAGCTACGATTCGGCTGTCAATATGGGTGATCTGGTGATCGGCGCGGACGCTCCCAACGGCAACTCACAGACACTGGACGGCGAGATCTACGAGATCCGGCTCTACTACACTGCCTTCGGCGAGGAGGAGATCCGCGTGATCTCGACCGCGATGGGGTAG
- the hisF gene encoding imidazole glycerol phosphate synthase subunit HisF — MTLTKRIIPCIDVDVDENGDAAVYTGVNFEDLEYTGDPVEMAKAYNESGADEFVFLDITASAEGRETMLETVSAVADEVFIPLTVGGGIRTREDIKETLRAGADKVSINSGAIAEPDLIGEGAAAFGSQCIVISLDARRRFDEAGEHYARVDGESCWFECTVKGGREGTGLDAVEWAMEAEERGAGEIFVNSIDADGTKDGYDIPLMKAVCDSVSTPVIASSGCGGPEDMEEVFVEAGADAGLAASIFHFGEYSIEETKEYLDSKGIPVRL, encoded by the coding sequence ATGACACTCACGAAGCGCATCATCCCCTGTATCGACGTCGACGTCGACGAGAACGGGGACGCCGCCGTCTACACCGGTGTCAACTTCGAGGATCTGGAGTACACCGGTGACCCCGTCGAGATGGCCAAAGCCTACAACGAGTCCGGGGCCGACGAGTTCGTCTTCCTGGACATCACCGCCTCCGCCGAGGGCCGGGAGACGATGCTCGAAACCGTCTCCGCGGTCGCCGACGAGGTGTTCATCCCGCTGACGGTCGGTGGCGGCATCCGGACTCGCGAGGACATCAAGGAGACGCTGCGGGCCGGCGCCGACAAGGTCTCGATCAACTCCGGGGCCATCGCCGAGCCCGATCTCATCGGCGAGGGCGCCGCAGCTTTCGGCAGCCAGTGTATCGTCATCTCGCTGGATGCCCGGCGGCGCTTCGACGAGGCGGGCGAACACTACGCACGGGTCGACGGGGAGTCCTGTTGGTTCGAGTGTACGGTCAAAGGCGGCCGCGAGGGGACCGGCCTGGACGCCGTCGAGTGGGCCATGGAAGCCGAAGAGCGTGGGGCCGGCGAGATCTTCGTCAACTCCATCGACGCCGACGGGACCAAGGACGGCTACGACATCCCGCTGATGAAAGCCGTCTGTGACAGCGTCTCGACCCCAGTTATCGCCTCCTCGGGCTGTGGCGGTCCGGAGGACATGGAGGAGGTGTTCGTCGAGGCCGGCGCCGACGCCGGGCTGGCGGCCTCGATCTTCCACTTCGGCGAGTACTCCATCGAGGAGACGAAGGAGTACCTCGACAGCAAGGGCATCCCCGTTCGGCTGTAG
- a CDS encoding DNA-directed RNA polymerase subunit L, translating into MDLRVIDKSDTELSIEIAGEDHTFMNVLKGALLETEGVTAATYDMNPEQSGGQTDPVLTIKSEAGVDALDALEDGTDRVVAKADGFTEAFEAA; encoded by the coding sequence ATGGACCTCCGCGTCATCGACAAGTCCGACACGGAACTCTCTATCGAGATCGCCGGCGAGGATCACACGTTCATGAACGTCCTCAAGGGGGCGCTGCTGGAGACCGAGGGCGTCACCGCGGCGACCTACGACATGAACCCCGAACAGTCCGGTGGGCAGACCGACCCGGTCCTGACCATCAAGTCCGAGGCGGGTGTCGACGCGCTGGATGCCCTCGAAGACGGGACCGACCGCGTCGTCGCGAAAGCCGACGGCTTCACCGAGGCGTTCGAAGCGGCCTAA
- a CDS encoding C2H2-type zinc finger protein, whose translation MTDATRTQRDGQSLSFDVPEGDEPVICDYCGQPYAREKWLALHHGRAHPAELTDEEIEAFRAAHGSEETEIREFRLRALGGLVAIYFVLLMIYALV comes from the coding sequence ATGACCGACGCGACACGGACCCAGCGTGACGGACAGTCCCTCTCGTTCGACGTCCCCGAGGGCGACGAGCCGGTGATCTGTGACTACTGCGGGCAACCCTACGCCCGCGAGAAGTGGCTGGCACTCCACCACGGCCGCGCACATCCGGCCGAACTCACCGACGAGGAGATCGAGGCGTTCCGTGCGGCCCACGGGAGCGAGGAGACGGAGATCCGCGAGTTCCGCTTGCGCGCGCTGGGCGGGCTCGTGGCGATCTACTTCGTCCTCCTCATGATCTACGCGCTGGTGTGA
- a CDS encoding cytochrome c oxidase subunit 3 yields the protein MSLSDEQTDGGHGHGDHHLPATEDWPRGFGEASWWPFVTAIGAAGIYVGAALFVLSLGDEPLISTTIGAAATVGSVGLFLAGIYGWLYHAFVSDFWDRGTNHHSGRTLKFAMLLFLGSEVATFGAGFVYYFIVRGTDVWTSMAIPEVFGSLVIVNTVILLISSGTLHFSHVALRKGNHERFLQWLAVTLLLGVVFIGGQIYEYYEFIVHEGFTITGGAYASAFYGLTGLHGLHVSLGAVLLGIVFVRGYYGQYSAERHTSVSTASMYWHFVDVVWVFLVVVLYMGANLV from the coding sequence ATGAGCTTATCCGATGAACAGACGGACGGTGGCCACGGGCACGGGGACCACCACCTCCCGGCGACGGAGGACTGGCCCCGGGGCTTCGGTGAGGCCAGCTGGTGGCCGTTCGTCACGGCCATCGGCGCCGCCGGCATCTACGTCGGCGCCGCGCTGTTCGTCCTCTCGCTCGGCGATGAACCGCTCATCAGTACGACGATCGGTGCCGCCGCGACGGTCGGCAGCGTCGGCCTCTTCCTGGCCGGCATCTACGGCTGGCTGTACCACGCGTTCGTCTCGGACTTCTGGGACCGCGGAACCAATCACCACTCCGGGCGGACGCTGAAGTTCGCGATGCTGTTGTTCCTCGGGTCGGAGGTCGCGACCTTCGGCGCCGGCTTCGTCTACTACTTCATCGTCCGCGGGACCGACGTCTGGACGTCGATGGCGATTCCGGAAGTGTTCGGCTCACTGGTCATCGTCAACACCGTCATCCTGCTGATCAGTTCCGGGACGCTCCACTTCAGCCACGTCGCGCTCCGGAAGGGCAACCACGAACGGTTCCTCCAGTGGCTCGCCGTGACGCTTCTCTTGGGCGTCGTCTTCATCGGCGGCCAGATCTACGAGTACTACGAGTTCATCGTCCACGAGGGCTTTACCATCACCGGCGGCGCGTACGCCTCGGCCTTCTACGGGCTGACCGGCCTCCACGGCCTGCACGTCTCGCTCGGTGCGGTGTTGCTGGGGATCGTCTTCGTCCGGGGCTACTACGGCCAGTACTCCGCGGAACGCCATACCTCCGTCTCGACGGCTTCGATGTACTGGCACTTCGTCGACGTCGTGTGGGTGTTCCTGGTCGTCGTCCTGTACATGGGCGCGAACCTAGTCTAA
- a CDS encoding DUF7385 family protein — MEQLDISDGFDVHDYRHGLKLLKQDRGTMTLANRDGFACPACGDPFERLFVSERRTNTFGDPGSRFCLARTEQELLLLTH; from the coding sequence ATGGAACAGCTCGATATCAGCGACGGCTTCGACGTCCACGACTACCGCCACGGGCTGAAGCTCCTCAAACAGGACCGGGGGACGATGACGCTCGCCAACCGCGACGGGTTCGCCTGTCCGGCCTGTGGCGACCCCTTCGAACGTCTGTTCGTCAGCGAGCGACGGACCAACACCTTCGGCGATCCCGGGAGCAGGTTCTGTCTCGCCAGGACCGAACAAGAGCTCCTCCTGTTGACCCACTGA
- a CDS encoding DUF7344 domain-containing protein yields MADAGSVDELFRALADSRRRAALSCLATHGELALPDLADELAEIEYGRPLTEIDPESVTELYFDLYHSHVPCLVAADLVEYDQPQDHVAITDHGDIAQSELVEQARTLVTP; encoded by the coding sequence ATGGCCGACGCGGGTTCCGTCGACGAGTTATTCCGGGCGCTGGCAGACAGCCGTCGCCGTGCGGCGCTGTCGTGTCTGGCGACCCACGGGGAGTTGGCGCTCCCGGACCTCGCGGACGAACTCGCGGAGATCGAGTACGGGCGTCCACTCACCGAGATCGATCCCGAGTCCGTCACCGAGTTGTACTTCGACCTCTATCACAGCCACGTCCCGTGTCTGGTCGCCGCCGACCTCGTCGAGTACGACCAGCCACAGGATCACGTGGCGATCACCGACCACGGTGACATCGCGCAGTCGGAACTGGTCGAACAGGCACGGACGCTGGTTACCCCCTGA